The Lycium ferocissimum isolate CSIRO_LF1 chromosome 1, AGI_CSIRO_Lferr_CH_V1, whole genome shotgun sequence genome includes a region encoding these proteins:
- the LOC132062364 gene encoding uncharacterized protein LOC132062364 — MLKSYEGDGKTDEFDCLEDFEVYKMVFQETPIEFFDYTLVEGSEKSVLDSSTQEKDSTTAKVDLENTLEELLKEMDEFESKTWSSDNVDRKKIESLGAKVDKVVVEKQQKEETIMENGSKEVDKVKKSHSWSNLDCNNSNDNNLGSYGSMRKEKEWTRTLACKLYEERHNASTGEGMDLLWETYELDSSKSKVKRDINAKKKKKGESKRFNKKDIEEEDEEDMNEQLCCLQALKFSAGKMNLGMGRPNLVKISKAIKGFGWLTKKNKVHCGDRF; from the coding sequence ATGTTAAAGTCATATGAGGGTGATGGAAAAACTGATGAGTTTGATTGTTTGGAGGATTTTGAAGTTTACAAGATGGTGTTTCAAGAAACCCCAATTGAATTCTTTGACTATACAttagttgaaggaagtgaaaaatCAGTTCTTGATTCTTCAACTCAAGAAAAAGACTCTACCACTGCCAAAGTTGATCTTGAAAATACATTGGAAGAGTTGTTGAAAGAAATGGATGAGTTTGAAAGCAAGACTTGGAGTAGTGATAATGTGGACAGGAAGAAAATTGAGTCATTGGGCGCAAAGGTCGATAAAGTTGTTGttgaaaaacaacaaaaagaagaaacgaTAATGGAAAATGGATCCAAGGAggttgataaagtgaaaaagTCACATTCTTGGAGTAATCTTGATTGCAACAACTCTAACGATAATAATCTGGGGAGTTATGGATCTATgaggaaagaaaaagagtgGACAAGGACATTAGCATGCAAACTTTATGAAGAAAGGCACAATGCTAGTACTGGTGAAGGAATGGATTTGTTATGGGAAACTTATGAATTAGACTCATCAAAGAGCAAGGTTAAAAGGGATATTAatgcaaagaagaagaagaaaggagaatCAAAGAGATTCAACAAAAAGGatattgaagaagaagatgaagaagatatGAATGAACAGTTGTGTTGCTTACAGGCTTTAAAGTTTTCAGCTGGAAAGATGAATTTAGGAATGGGAAGGCCTAATCTTGTTAAGATTTCTAAAGCAATTAAAGGGTTTGGATGGCTCACCAAGAAAAACAAGGTCCATTGTGGAGATAGATTTTAG